The following DNA comes from Camelina sativa cultivar DH55 chromosome 14, Cs, whole genome shotgun sequence.
CGGTGGCGGTGCGACGGAAAAGTGGGAGGAGGTTGGTCCCGGAATGCGAACCGCCGAAACAATGCTCCGGTTAGCTCCAGTGGGGCTTTGTGTTGCGGCGCTTGTTGTCATGCTTAAGGACTCCGAAGACAATGAGTTCGGTTCTATATCTTACTCCAATCTCACAGCTTTTAGGTACGTATCTTATCCATACATATGTAGTTATGCAAATAATTGTAATAATCTTTCATCTCTAAGGTTCAGAGTCACATCTCCTCGCATACTATATATAATTAGGGTTTGTGTGTTGTGAGATGGTTTACCGAAGTTTTACATGAAATCCAAAAAAGGTTGTAGTTTCAAGAAACTGATGTATATATCTATGTTTATACATATTTTACCCAAAATTTGTAACTGGAGTTCCAATATTTCCCTCAACAGTTGTGTTAACTATGAAGACACGTAGAGCCatttctaatttgatttttttttgttttactagaTTGATTATGATCGGTAATCTTTGGTTTCAAACTTGTCATTCATCTTAATTTGGTCCCAATTTTGTTTCACTCTTATCATGAAACATGCGGCTCTGATGAATTACAaaatggagatttttttttccttttttaatttcgtctaggGCCCCAAAATGCTAGGCGTTGACACGTTCTAGTTAAGCTACATTTGTTGTTATCGAAGTTAGCATAGATATAGCCGTATAGGGTTTGATTAAGAGTGCTATTATGGctgaaataatgttttatttatttatttttttgaaaataatattaaattatattcaaaagtaaaaaactgttttacaactAATGCATCATTATTCAAaagtaaataatgttaaataatgttttatttattaatatcgGTAATGGTAAAAATGTCATTATAAAATTAGGTACTTGGTGCATGCAAACGGAATATGTGCGGGCTACTCTCTTCTATCAGCAGCCATCGCAGCGATGCCTCGTTCTTCTTCAACCATGCCTCGTGTTTGGACCTTCTTTTGTCTCGATCAGGTTTAGTATAGAACATTCGGTTAATCATCAACAAAATGATCCCCCTTATTActgatattaaattttcaatatttaattgTCTCAGCTTCTGACATATCTGGTTCTTGCTGCTGGAGCTGTGTCCGCGGAAGTTCTATACTTAGCTTACAATGGAGACGCAGCCATTACTTGGAGTGATGCATGTAGCTCTTATGGCAGTTTCTGCCATAAAGCCACTGCTTCTGTTATAATCACTTTCTTCGTGGTTTGCTTCTACGTTGTTCTCTCTTTAATCTCCTCCTATAAGCTCTTCACTCGCTTTGACCCTCCCTCCATTGTTGACTCCGACAAGAACATCGAAGTCGCTGTCTTCGGAAGTTGATCCTTCATTTGCTTTACAAATACATCTAATTAGTCAAGTTTCACAAGCTGTCTTTTTAACTTGGGTCAAGAGAAAGAATGCTTTTGTGTTTGGACCACCTTTTCTATTGTGCTTGTATTGATGTTACGACTGGGTTgtaatgtttatataaaagGTACGAATCATAAGAATCACACAAACTTATGGGAGACTAATGATCCTTAACACAACGGTTCCATGCACACATTGTCTTGAAAATTGATTAAAACCCAACTAAAGTCGTAGAATTCAGGACTAAACAGGACAAAAAGTCAATATAAGATTATCAAACTAGATTCAATACTGTCACCTTTGTTTACGCGTCTTTTAACAGTTACTACACAAACTTTTACTTTAACTTCAAAGAAATACAAAAGTTTGTAGATCCGAGAGACTATAGAAACTTCTTTATTTGTCCTGCGAAAAAGGAAACACAAGCTAAAGAGCCCCCTAACCAAGTGTTGTGCAAGCTTATATGCTTCACCACACCAATATATATCAATTTCTGtctgaaatcaagaaaatttgcaattgtacctttttgtttttattcgcAAGTAAATAATCTTACTTTTTCCCATGGCTGCTGATAAAAGATTGGCGTTTCAAGAGCTTCTGGGAAGGAGTTCGATGGTCATCCTACAAGCAAAACCAATTAGTATTAGTGTTAGATCATCAAACGAAGGAAGAAAATTAAGTAACGGAGATGCAAGTTGACGCAAACCTTGCACAGAGATGCAGCTGATTCTGATTCCATTGTCTGGTTTTGAGGATTTTCAAGCGACTGGAACGAATCAAGGGCATCAAGAGTTAGTTGCCACCCACAAACCGCCTCAGCAAAACCCGAAGAACCTGAACTGTTGCTGCTACATCCAGCAGCAGCCACATTTTCATTAACCCAAGGGCAGTAACAGTTATGATACTTTATTGGATCAAATTCCACAATTTCATCATTGCTGTCTCCGTTTGGAGGCCCTGAAAATGAAACAGCATATGCTTATTCTATCATTTTTACACTATTTTTACGTGATGAAGTTTGGACTTTATAAACCACAGGAAGAAATCTACAGACCTTGGTCATTCGCAGTGTAACTTGATCCGGGGAGTGCAAAGCCAGCATTGAGCGGGGACTCCCACGTCTGGGTCACTTCTTCTTTAGATGCTTCGTAACCAGAACACATGATCGCATTGCAAGACAAAGATGGATGAACACTGTCGTCGGTGATCAACACATTTATGTTACTCATCTTTTCACCACTTTCAACAGATTCAGCCTTCAATGAATCAACAATTTTAGAGCCACTGTCCGCCCTTACAATTGATTGAGACACCCTATCTTGACTATCCCCAAGCCTACCTTCTCGATCCATTTCTTCAGGAACAAAATCATCAGTAAGGCCTTGCTCTGGTGCAAATTCACCGCTTTGTCCTAGATTCTCTATGACCTCTGCAACTGGTTCCATGTCTCCAACAACGCTATCTCCCCTATGGACTGAAACATCAGCTCCGTGGATTTCTGCCTCGTGACTTGCACCCATTCCGACACTACCCCCACTGACACCTAAACTTGGTCCATCCCTTCCCTGGGCAGTG
Coding sequences within:
- the LOC104740412 gene encoding CASP-like protein 2A1; the protein is MHSPTYRSNTSFYLMSHIKIITTCYNHIFPQEPQKETNKIEKIKMEKSNDHDKANHGGSGGGATEKWEEVGPGMRTAETMLRLAPVGLCVAALVVMLKDSEDNEFGSISYSNLTAFRYLVHANGICAGYSLLSAAIAAMPRSSSTMPRVWTFFCLDQLLTYLVLAAGAVSAEVLYLAYNGDAAITWSDACSSYGSFCHKATASVIITFFVVCFYVVLSLISSYKLFTRFDPPSIVDSDKNIEVAVFGS